The following are from one region of the Borreliella burgdorferi B31 genome:
- a CDS encoding DUF1357 domain-containing protein: MTEKEEKEDLQAQDKEEQQIKADTKVISAQEFEEYMRFKEQANSKSKETSRDLSINERITKELAEVEERERIEKQLLLEAERINEIDTLAKAHLSNHFNKEVLLAKGYTLKDIMQAQRRELVRKFVPIEQIKAIAKVSDISHIDGEILEQLVSLAKVNIKLRKNASSSSSSVDSIKGNIAIKSEERASLLDSNFVPINFTEFVQAISNTYKQRRIQFYENLKRHKRTSIA, encoded by the coding sequence GTGACTGAGAAAGAAGAAAAAGAAGACCTGCAGGCACAAGATAAAGAAGAGCAGCAAATTAAGGCTGATACTAAAGTTATAAGTGCGCAGGAATTTGAAGAGTACATGCGTTTTAAAGAGCAGGCAAATAGTAAATCTAAAGAGACAAGTCGAGATTTAAGTATAAATGAACGAATAACAAAAGAACTTGCAGAAGTTGAAGAGCGGGAGCGTATTGAAAAGCAATTGTTACTAGAGGCTGAGCGAATTAATGAAATTGATACACTTGCAAAAGCACATCTTAGCAATCATTTTAACAAAGAGGTGCTACTTGCAAAAGGATATACATTAAAAGACATTATGCAAGCACAACGTAGAGAACTTGTACGCAAGTTCGTTCCAATTGAGCAAATTAAAGCTATTGCCAAAGTATCAGACATAAGTCATATCGATGGAGAGATATTAGAGCAACTTGTTTCTTTAGCAAAAGTGAATATTAAATTAAGAAAAAATGCGAGTAGCAGTTCTTCTTCTGTTGACTCTATTAAGGGGAATATTGCTATTAAATCAGAAGAAAGAGCAAGTTTGCTTGATTCTAATTTTGTACCTATTAATTTCACAGAATTTGTACAAGCGATAAGTAATACATACAAGCAAAGACGAATTCAATTTTATGAAAATCTAAAAAGACATAAAAGAACAAGTATTGCCTAA
- a CDS encoding DUF1073 domain-containing protein codes for MCDLRKTKLIDKISSLELYKYSIFFRNYIENVAEDCLKNGLVLESSDRNVSEFELARLKVQLKDALLNCIISYRFHGIGYVLVKTKDTLIDLEQPVNIELPIGFEYLDYEYVRDLGVDFDHITYKVKSNNKNNSLDAVKIHKSRLIIYENFDYILKRYVPCYTESFLLDIYLFEKIYVEIERRIENHNFLFYKDESLVQLQDALSSATTSLSALTQGNNDRGSGILSSFLRKQNSNNHSKDISNLRSLNDSLAQELARLKSNLNNEGMFYTATPSASLEVIKYDLSYLKEALALIKAKIGADTKEPLTRSFNEQAKGLGNDGKGDRSNYYDFLKGVQEQVENSCNLKLTKYFGLDMKFNSLIMLSEEQKVERDIKLIELYSKYNQLIQSSSFDNEELAILKEKLFSF; via the coding sequence GTGTGTGATTTAAGAAAAACAAAATTAATAGATAAGATAAGTTCACTAGAACTATATAAATACTCAATATTTTTTAGGAATTATATAGAAAATGTAGCAGAAGATTGTCTCAAGAACGGACTTGTTCTTGAGAGTTCTGACCGCAATGTTAGTGAATTTGAACTTGCTAGGTTAAAGGTACAACTTAAAGATGCTCTGCTTAATTGTATTATAAGCTACCGTTTTCATGGGATTGGCTATGTTTTAGTAAAAACCAAAGATACCCTAATAGATCTTGAACAACCCGTTAATATAGAATTACCTATTGGTTTTGAATACCTTGATTATGAATATGTAAGAGATTTGGGAGTTGATTTTGATCATATAACCTATAAAGTAAAATCCAACAATAAGAACAATTCTTTAGACGCAGTTAAAATACATAAAAGTCGACTTATCATATATGAAAACTTTGATTATATCTTAAAAAGATATGTTCCGTGTTATACCGAAAGCTTTTTACTAGATATTTATTTATTTGAAAAGATATACGTAGAAATAGAAAGACGTATTGAAAACCACAATTTTTTGTTTTACAAAGATGAATCTTTAGTACAACTACAAGACGCACTTTCTAGTGCAACAACTTCTTTAAGTGCACTTACTCAAGGCAATAATGATAGAGGAAGTGGCATTTTATCTTCTTTTTTAAGAAAACAAAATTCAAACAATCATAGTAAAGATATTTCTAATTTACGTAGTCTTAATGACTCATTGGCACAGGAACTTGCTAGGTTAAAAAGCAATCTAAATAATGAGGGAATGTTTTATACAGCTACTCCGAGTGCTAGTTTAGAGGTTATTAAATACGATCTTAGCTATTTAAAGGAGGCTTTAGCATTAATTAAGGCAAAAATTGGTGCAGATACTAAAGAACCCCTAACTAGAAGTTTTAATGAGCAGGCTAAAGGACTAGGGAATGATGGTAAAGGAGATAGGAGCAATTATTACGATTTTCTAAAAGGTGTACAAGAACAAGTTGAGAACTCTTGTAATTTAAAACTTACAAAGTATTTTGGACTTGATATGAAGTTTAATTCGCTGATTATGTTAAGTGAAGAACAAAAAGTGGAAAGAGATATAAAGCTAATTGAGCTTTACAGTAAATATAACCAGCTTATACAAAGTAGCTCCTTTGATAATGAGGAGTTAGCGATTTTAAAAGAGAAATTATTCTCATTTTGA